In the Sorghum bicolor cultivar BTx623 chromosome 4, Sorghum_bicolor_NCBIv3, whole genome shotgun sequence genome, GTAATAATAACGCTATAAAGTTTCAGCCAAATGATCCCAATAATCACTGAGGGAGGATTAAAACTTTGTATGGACTCTCTgaacaaccccccccccccccccacccacccccccaccaccaccacaaaaAGAAACATATGGACAAGAATGTAGCCATGCAATAGTCATAAGAATTGGGCACAGCTTGAGACTGTGAAGGAAAAAAGTGTGCAAACAGAGAACATAAATAAAACAATCATTTCTCTTGATAGTTTTAAGTCTGCGTGTGCATGTCATTTTAACCATATGATCAACAGAAAGCAGGAAATAACACAGTAACTACACAGACCTGTAATGAGCAGCCATTCTCCTTGACACAGCAGCCCTAGCCATGGCCCCTGTAACTATATATTCATCATCAATTTCATCAAATCTGATTTCTCTCATGTCAACAGATCTTGTGGGCACTTCAAGAGTAAAGCTTTCTTGACTAGATCTGTTGCTGCTCCTTGTTCCACTACTTCTCCTTTCCCTTGATCTTGTCCTTCTTCGACCTCCTCCTGAAGATCTACAGAATGCTTTGCAAAAAATACAGGATGTCCACCAGTTTGCTCTAACCCTGTGGTAAACTTCATAGTCATCTCCCGCTTCATCATCCCCATACTCGATGACATAATCTCCAAGAACTACACTGTTTGGAACTTGTGCATGTATTGTGCTCAGGACATCTATTATGTCAGAAGACTGCTGCAAGTTCTCCCAATCGACCCGGCGAGCAGGATCAATTTCAGAAGGGCGTGAGTTtggatgcttttgttgggtGTGATTCTGAAGCTCATGGAAGTTGCCAACATACGAGCAGCGACTCTCTTCACAGCATCTTCTCTTCTGGTTAAGGTGCAAGCGAGCCTCATCAATAACAAACCACCCAATCACATCACCTCTACACAACGGACAAGCTGGGCGGTTATTCGCATTTGATGAAATGATATGAATGCTATTAAGGGGAGCCACAGTACGAGATGAGACTTTCAAATTGGCTGGCAGTCCATGAGCGCCTTTGAACCTCTCGAGACAGTTTGAGCGAGTCTGGTCAGTGTCACATATGAAAGGTCTGCAGCCCTTCTCATATGAGGTGCACCTAAGCAGTACTGCATTGTGGGGGAAATCGAGACAGATTGGGCAAGCAACATCCTCCATCCAACTTTGATCAATTTTTATGTCCAGATCAAAGGAGCTGGGCCTTATCGCCTTCTTCATTACCAAATTCCCCGAACCCATGCTGAAATTCCGAGGCTGATGTTTGGCACTACCAAAGTTATCTTCTCATGGCAATCTGCATGGACCAAGCAGCAAGAAAattagcctctcaaccctatagTTTAGCATGTCACATGGATTTTCCATAGGCAGGAAAGGCACAGACTTTGTATATGGAAACAATATTGGCGTGTTTACATTAAAATTAAGTACTTTTTTTTATAACATTTGTGCCATATAATTAGCAAAAGTAATGGTAGtggaagctaaacaactagaagTTTGATGCAGTAGCATGGTACAGCCTTTTCAGATCAGCCAAATTTTGAAATATATGGTTGCAAACTTGCAATTAGTTGACCTCAACGAGAAATGCTAACACAATCAGTTATACTCTGCAGATATGAAACACAGTACCATGtttcaaggaaaaaaaaacaataacAACTAGCCAACTCCCTATATGAATCAGTATCAGACAGATGCAGTTGTAAGTAGTA is a window encoding:
- the LOC8074644 gene encoding uncharacterized protein LOC8074644, encoding MGSGNLVMKKAIRPSSFDLDIKIDQSWMEDVACPICLDFPHNAVLLRCTSYEKGCRPFICDTDQTRSNCLERFKGAHGLPANLKVSSRTVAPLNSIHIISSNANNRPACPLCRGDVIGWFVIDEARLHLNQKRRCCEESRCSYVGNFHELQNHTQQKHPNSRPSEIDPARRVDWENLQQSSDIIDVLSTIHAQVPNSVVLGDYVIEYGDDEAGDDYEVYHRVRANWWTSCIFCKAFCRSSGGGRRRTRSRERRSSGTRSSNRSSQESFTLEVPTRSVDMREIRFDEIDDEYIVTGAMARAAVSRRMAAHYRDPRFGRRIPRIIN